ACTTCTATAATATCTATTAAATCAAATGCTTCTAAAGGGCCTCCTGATACTAGTGACGGGAGATTTGATGAGGAAGATGTTCAAAACAGAGCAGACAGTGCAATGTCTGCAAAGTCAACTATTTctgtcaaatcaaaatcaaataagTCAGCAGAAAAGGCTCATGATTCGATCCACGTAGAAAGAGCTTCAAGTACTATGTCCATCAAATCGGCAAAGTCAAATGTTTCTAAATCATCTAAGAAATCAAAAACTTCTGACATGTCTTCTGAACGTAGCACTGAAATTGCTGACACAGAGCAAACTGAAGGAAGAGCAGTGAGCAGCATGTCGACTAAATCGGCTCAGTCACATGTTTCTGAAAGATCTACCAAGTCACAAGCCTCTGGTGTTACAACTGATGATGCAGCTAAACATGAGAAGACTACGGAGAGAGCCCCTAGCGCCTTGTCAGCTAAATCAGCAAAGTCACATGCTTCGGCAAAATCTACTAAATCAAAAGCTTCTGAGGTTTGTTCTGACAAAAATTTTGATGAAGTGAATGGTGAAGGCAAATCTCAAGAGAGGCCACAGAGTGCACTGTCAGATGCATCCACACAGTCAGCCATGTCTGTAAAATCAAGTAAGTCAAAAGTCTCGGCTGTGACAGCTGAAGAATATGTTGCAGAACATGAAGAAGGATCATGTGAAggaaatgatgaagaggaaaatacaGAGAGAGCACCAAGTTGCATGTCGGTTAAAtctgtcaaatcaaatgtaaCTATGAAATCTGTGACTTTCAAAGAAGACACTGCAAATGCTGAAGAAATTGTAGAGCGAGTCCCAAGTGCAATGTCAGCCAAGTCTAATGCTTCAGGGAAACTTGCAAAAGCTTCTGCTGACAATCATGATGAAGACAATGCCAAAGACAGTGAGGAGAGATCATCAAGCAAAATGTCAACCAGTGAAGTCAGTGAAGTTCcttcagaagaagaaactgtaaataaagaggaAACTGTACAAAGACCACAGAGTACCCTGTCGGCTAAATCAGCCAGATCTGTCAAATCAACACGGTCAGATATTTCGAATAAGTCAAAATCTAGTAACTCGAAAGCCTCTGATGCTCCAGGTGAAGAAAATCACGAGGAGAATAAGGAGCGAGCACCAAGCAGTACCTCCATCAAATCAGCTAAGTCAGGACGGTCCAACATCACAGCAGTATCCAAGAAGTCCAAAGCTTCTGAGGTTCCTGCCGAAGATGATACTAACATTACTGACTCTGAAGAAGACAAGGCAGCGAAGAGCTCAGTGTCTGCCATATCAGTGAAGTCAGATGTGACATCAACATCTACAAAATCAAAAGCTTCTCACAGTCCTGAAAAAGTTTAcaatgaagaagatgatgaaaacagGGCACAAAGTGTCAGGTCAAATATATCATTGAAGTCTACCGGAAAATCAAGTCCTTCAAAAGCGACTGAAATTTCAGATGAAGAAACTGCAGCTGATTGTGAGGACACTGACGAGAGAACACAAAGTGCGATGTCAATTAAATCATCACAGTCTGATCTATCCCTGACGTCAAAGACATCTAAAGTTTCTGTGCGGACAGCTGGAACTCAGGAGATGGCTCACACAGAGAGGACACCAAGTGTTTTGTCAGTGAAGTCAAACATTTCTGCAAGAACCATGAAGTCCAACATGTCTGGAATTACCTCCGGTAAAAGGACGAGGCCGGATGAAGAAGGTGAAGAAAGAACAAAGAGTGCCATGTCAACCAAATCAGCAAAATCAAATAATGccacaaagtcaaacaaattaCCGGCGCCTGAAAGTTCCGAGGCTTCTAACGAAGGAAGTGGTGAAGGAAAATCGGACAGAGCATCAACTGCCATGTCAGAGAAGTCAGTGAGATCGAAAAAATCCAAAGCCTCTGACGTTACTGCTGATGAAAATACTAacggaaaagaggagagaacacTCAGCCCTGTGTCTACAAAATCAACCCAATCTGAAATGTTAAGCAGGTCTGAGATCCCTGCTGTGACAGTTGAGGAAACTGAAGACAGAGCACCTACGGCCATGTCATCAAAGTCAAAGGTTTCAGCACGTTCAAAAAAGTCAACAACATCTGAAGTTAAACAAAGTAAAAGTGAGAGGCGGCCACACAGTTCTTTATCTGTCAAGTCAAATCTGTCCATGAAATctcaaaaatccaaaataacTGATACTGGTAAAGATGAGGAGAAGACTATTGTTTCTCCAATAAAAGAAGGGGAAGATGTAAATCCTGATACATGTGATACAACTGATAAGAGCAGTTGTCAATCTAAGACAAGCAAGTCAAACAGGGAAGATGCAAAAACTGCAACAGCGGAGGTTGTTGCAGAAGCTGCCGACATTAAGAGAGTCCCTGAtaacaaaagtgacaaaagcaacaaatgcaCACCTACAAACGCAGATGCTGATGACTTTGAACTGGTCCCATCTAACCTACCAAATACATCCCCTACTGAGGTTGTGAATGAATGGCTGAAATCAATAACTACCGATGGAGATATGTATGACATGGAGGAACTCAATGAAAACTGTGATGGACAGAAGACTGCCAATACAACGGAGGAAATGAATGGAATCGAACATAGTGAAAACAATGATCACTCTGTGGCTGAGAATACAAGAGATGCACAAGAAGGAGTTGTGATGACTAATGACTGCCAAAAAAGCACAGAGGCTCCAAATGCAGATACAGCCTGTACACAGAGTGAAGATGCCTCAAAAATATTCCAATCTTCTGTACAGGTGATGAAGGTACTTATAAATCCAAAGCTCGACCGATGTAACAGTTTACCAGAAATTTCTCCAGTGTATGGACGTAAACTAAGCACTTCAGCTAGAGGTCTTTTGGATTCCCTGGTGAAGTTGCAGTTAATAGACCATGACCCTAAGAACGCGAATGTAAAGGATGAAAGATACCAAGAGCTAATGAATATTCTCAAGTCTCTTTGGCTTTGTGATCCTCCAGAGAATGAATATGTGTTAAAGAAGGTTGATCGCCATTATATGGATGACGAGTTCAATCATGCGTCATCCTCTGGTGTGGATGTCAACAGTGGCTCCACAGGCTCTGGGAAGAGTAGTTATGGCGTGAACGGGGATGTGTCTCAAACACATACCAGTACAAGGAAAGTACAAGAAGTCTGTGAAGATGAAGCAGCCGCAGATGCGAAATGTACACCGGAGAGAGACATGGAAGGAACAtgtgaggaaaaacaggaagatGATCCAGCAACAGATGACACAATTAGAAATGATGATAGTCCAACAGAACTACCTGAAACACCACCCTCCTCAGGCAAGAGTTTGGAAAATGACAGCAATGGCCAAAAGGTttcagaagaagatgaaaaagaatgtCAAGAAGACACCGCTTCTTCTAGTCCTCCTCTCATTCAAGGAGCACAGTTAGCCAAAAATATTTCTCAAGATCCTGATCCTGTGTGGGTCTTAACCTTACTgaataaaatagaaaagcaGTTCATGACACATTATATTGATGCAATGAAAGAGTTCAAAGTCCGATGGAACTTGGATGATAATGAACAGCTTGAAATGATGATAAGTGAACTTAAAACAGAGGTCCACAAAAGAATCCAAGCCAGTATAGAAAGAGAACTAAGGAAAATTCAAGGTCGAGCAGGCCTACCAACACCTCCTAAAGAAGCAAAGTCACGTGCTTCGACAACCCGAATGGAAGACAGAAGAAGGAGGCTGAACATTATGCTCAAACAATCAGTTGATcaacaaggagaaaaaagtGATGATTCGGCAACAGGCACATCTTACAGTGACCAGCGCAGTGAAAACGACGATTACTGTCCATGTGAATCGTGCATTAAGAATAAAATGACATCAAGGCCACCACTTCCTGCAGAAGTTCTGAATATTGCACCTGTTTCCATGGACTTTGACCTAAAGAGGATTCTGGTGATGAAGAACAATGATCCTGGCAAAACACAGGACATCAACCGGACATTTCACTCTGGAAATGATACTGAGACAAATGAGGCAGAGGCACTTGTAGAAAAAGTTATTGCTCAAGCTTTAACAGAAGTGGAAGGGGATGAAAAACACCATGACACCGAGGATGACTTAGCAGTCGCAGCAGACGTAAAGGAAGCGAATGACGTTGGTCATCATCCAGGTGAAGAAGAAGGGTCTAACAATAGTGAAGCAGGGGAAGAAGACACAATCACAGAATTGACTGAAAGAACAGTAGAAGAAGCTGTGGAAGCAGGGATGGTTGATGACGAAGAAGAGATTCCTGCTACTGGAGCAAGTGATTCTGCAGCTGATGATCTAGCAAATGGATCAACAACTAAAGATGAGATTGCTTTCATGAGTGAAGATGAGCTTGACGAAGTGACTGCTGAAACCACCACAGCTGAAGATGAAAATGCAGCAGAGACCACTATGGCAGCAGATGAGGCTGTGGAGGAAGCGGCAggcgatgatgaggaggagatcCTTGCTGCCAAAGCACACGAATCTGCAGATGAGAACTATGACAAAGCTGACGAATCATCTAGTGAACCGGCTGAAGAGGCAACAGCAGAAGACGAGTTGGCTGAAGAAAGAGAGATTGCTGTCACAGGTGAAGATGAAGTAAATGCTGAGACTGTTGAAGATAAAATCACAGTAGAGGCTGCTGTGGAAGCCATATCTGAGCATGCCTCTGACAAAGATGAGGCTATGGAGGAGGGGACAGtccatgaagaagaagacactgCTGCCACCAGTGAAGATGAACTGAACGAAGATTCTGCTGAAGCCACCACAGCCGAAGGTGAAAATACAGCTGTGGAAGAGGGGCTGAGTGACGATAAAGAAGATCTTGCATCAACAAGTGGAGATGATTTGACAGACGAGAACAATGACACGGTCACAGCTGATGAATCATCAAAGGAAACAGATGAAAAGGCAGAAACTGAAGATGTGACTGCTGAAGAACAAGAGGTTACTGTCACGAGTGAAGGGGAATCGGAAGATGAGCCTGCCGAAAATGAGGCAGACACTAATGAACATGACTTTGACAAAGACGAGGTTGTAGTGGAAGAAGTAGTTGAAGATATGGCAGAGTATGCTGTCAGCAGTGATCATGATGAGTCTGCGGAGAATTTAGATGATGTCACAAATGAAGATGAAACTGGGGAGAAGAAGGAAACCACGAATGATGAACTGCCAAAGGAAATAACTATTGAAGCAACAACAGAAGATGAGCTTGTGGTGGAAAAGGAGATTGCCGAGGATGATCTTGAAGGAGAGGCTGAGGAAGATAAAGATGCAGAAGAGATCACTACACCAGTCACAAGTGAACATGAATCTGACAAAGATGAAGATGTGGCAGAAGAAGCAGGCAGTGATGAAGAAAAGCTTGCTTCCACCAGTGCAGATGAGTCTGCAGATGACACAGCTACTGCTAGTGGTTTATCAGAGGGACCAACTGAAGATGAAAATCCAGCAGAAGAGAGTTATGTAGCTGccacagctgaaaatgaatctgACGAAGAAGAAGCTGTGGACACAGGAACAGTTGACAATGAAGAAGAGGCTGCTGCCACTAGTGAGGATGATTGTGCCGAAGATGCCACCACGAATGATGATGAAACCGCAGACGAGAATGATGCGGCAGGTGATGAAATGTCAAACGACGCAGATGAAGCAGCAACAACTGAAGATGAGACTGCTACAGAAAAAGAGCCAGAGGTCATGAGCGAAGATGAATCAAAGGAAGTTGAAGATGAAAATCCTGCAAAAGAGTCTGATGTGGCCGCAACCTCTGAAGATGAATCTGAAAAGGATGAGGCCACAGACGCAGAGATGGTTGATGATGGAAAAGAGACTGCTGGGACAAACGATGAAGATGAAACTACAGACAATGATGAcacaacagcagctgaagatgaagatgaaagcGCTGAGAGTGCCAGAGATACTGCTGCCATGAGTGAAGATGAAGCTGATGATAAAAGCGCAGAAGAGGAGGCTGATGTTGCAGCAACAACTGAACATGACTCTGACAACGATGCAGCAGTGGAAGAAGAGATACCAGAAACCAGTGAAGAGGAGTCTGACACTGCTGAACGTGAAGAGCATGATAATGCAGAAGCTGTCCCTGAATCTACAAGAGAGGAAAGCTCCAaagctgaaactgaaaatgaatcagaggaggagaatgaatcAGCCACAGATGATAAGGAATCAGTAAATAATGCAACGACAGATGCAAATGatagtgaaggagaggaaaaggatgGAGTGAATGAAGAAGCTGCTGAAACCACCTCAGCTGAAGAGGAAGATGCAGCAGATGTGGCAGACACAATTGAACAAGAatctgacaaacaggaagcagggaCAACTAAAGATGTGGAGGAAACTGCTGCTACCAGTGAGGAGGATTCTGCGGACGGCACGAATACCCCCACAAATGATGAGGAAACGTCACAGGAAATTGATGACACAGTTGAAGCTGGCCATCTGTCAGAACCATCCAAGCAAGAAACAACTGAAGATGGAGAGGAACTTGTAGAAGAGGATGATAATGCAGAAGCTGTCCCTGAATCTACAAGAGAGGAAAGCTCCAaagctgaaactgaaaatgaatcagaggaggagaatgaatcAGCCACGGATGATAAGGAATCAGTAAATGAAGCAACAACAGATGCAAACGatagtgaaggagaggaaaaggatgtAGTGAATGAAGAAGCTGCTGAAACCACCtcagcagaagaggaagatgcAGCAGATGTGGCAGACACAACTGAACAGGTATCTGAAAAGCTGAAGACAACTGAAGATGCAGAAGAGACTGCTGCGAGCAGTGAGGAGGATTCTGCAGATAACAGAGCTGAAGCTAGCAAAGATGGAGAAGAACTTGCAGAGGAGCATGATAATGAAGAAGCTGACCCTGATCCTACAAGAGAGGACAGCTCCAAAAATGaatcagaggaggagaatgaatcAGCCACAGATGATAATGAATCAGTAAATGATGCAACCACAGATGCAAATGGTACCGAAGGAGAAGAGGATACCTCAAATGTTCAAAGTGATAATGAGGCTTCCGATGAAACTACACAAGAAGATGAGACTGCAGAGGAGGATAAAGTGGCCACAGATGAAAACAAGATTTTAAGTGATGCAGAACATGTTGAAGTGGCGTCAGATGAAGAAGCAACCGATGAGGATTGCACAGaggcagcaacaacagcagatgAGACTGAAGAACGAGAAACAGCAGAGGAGTCGGGAGAAACTGAAGTGGCAGGGAATGAGACAACTGAGGATGACAGAGGAGAAGGTGCATCTGCAGGAGAAGAGATTAATGAAGCTGAAACAGGAAGGGAAGATCCCACAGATAACAATGAGGATGAATCTGCACAAGACGACAGACAGCAActtggaggagaagatgaagagggtATTGAGAACGCTGACAGTGAGTCTGAGGAAAATCCTGACAAAGACGAACAGACGTGTGGATTAAGTGACATTACTGAAGAGCATCAAGATGATGCCGTAGCTGagacaaacagtgaaacagaaggCGCTGATGATGAAGTGGAGCAAACGCCAGATGAGGATGTGAAGGAAatatcacaacacaacaatgacGAAAGCAAACCAGTTGAAGATAATGATGGACAGACTGAGACAAATGTGACACAGTGTGAATGTATTAACATGTCAAACGGTAATGATGAAGACAATGTTGAAGCCTtcgaagaagaggatgaagaaacTGAGATACCCGCTGAAGACTGGAATGGAAACCAGGGGGATTCAGCTGACGGAGAAGATGAGGCTGAGGAAGATTCAGAGGAAGAAACTGACGGAGAGCAAGATTTTGCTCCGAGTAAGGCAGATAATAAGGAGGCAGCCAGCGGGGCCgcggagaaaacaacaacattaaccCCACTTGATACTTTAGGCAAAGTGAAGGCAGAATCGGAGGATGGTGCTTATGCTGATGTTGAAGATTCAGAGACCGAAATAAACAACGAAGAAGAAGTCACAATCCCCGAGTCAAAGAGTTAGACATAGATTTCACCATAAGCTGACCATGGTTCTGCATATGCTAATGGGAAAAATTACGTGAACTGAGAATGAGGTGCAGGAGTGAGAAAATAACCGGGACACTGCTAATAatgttgatgtttgaatgaGCAAGACATTGAAACCCATGCAAAACAACTACTCATCACACACCAAAAAGGAATCTTAAAAACTTGAATGTATATACTATATGTATAGGAGCTTTGCATAGTTGTATGCAAAATAGATTATTTCTTACATATTATCTACTCAAAGCCTAAGGCATGCAAATGTTTGTTGATGATAATTATGCTTTGTGAATGTTACATTAATGActtaaaaatgtcatatatgaatatatatatactgtagttttTCCTCAAATTACTGCAGTATATTTACTCAATTTTTGCTGCTCAACCTTTGTATGCAGGATAAATCAGGTTAGAAGATGTTAAAAATTTaagttatatatttttctagataatactgatattttttttctagagagcaagaaaaaaaagataatattcATTATGATTGTCTAACTATTGTGCAGATAGAATACTGTT
This sequence is a window from Scophthalmus maximus strain ysfricsl-2021 chromosome 18, ASM2237912v1, whole genome shotgun sequence. Protein-coding genes within it:
- the LOC118289789 gene encoding retinitis pigmentosa 1-like 1 protein, giving the protein MSIKSSQSDLSLTSKTSKVSVRTAGTQEMAHTERTPSVLSVKSNISARTMKSNMSGITSGKRTRPDEEGEERTKSAMSTKSAKSNNATKSNKLPAPESSEASNEGSGEGKSDRASTAMSEKSVRSKKSKASDVTADENTNGKEERTLSPVSTKSTQSEMLSRSEIPAVTVEETEDRAPTAMSSKSKVSARSKKSTTSEVKQSKSERRPHSSLSVKSNLSMKSQKSKITDTGKDEEKTIVSPIKEGEDVNPDTCDTTDKSSCQSKTSKSNREDAKTATAEVVAEAADIKRVPDNKSDKSNKCTPTNADADDFELVPSNLPNTSPTEVVNEWLKSITTDGDMYDMEELNENCDGQKTANTTEEMNGIEHSENNDHSVAENTRDAQEGVVMTNDCQKSTEAPNADTACTQSEDASKIFQSSVQVMKVLINPKLDRCNSLPEISPVYGRKLSTSARGLLDSLVKLQLIDHDPKNANVKDERYQELMNILKSLWLCDPPENEYVLKKVDRHYMDDEFNHASSSGVDVNSGSTGSGKSSYGVNGDVSQTHTSTRKVQEVCEDEAAADAKCTPERDMEGTCEEKQEDDPATDDTIRNDDSPTELPETPPSSGKSLENDSNGQKVSEEDEKECQEDTASSSPPLIQGAQLAKNISQDPDPVWVLTLLNKIEKQFMTHYIDAMKEFKVRWNLDDNEQLEMMISELKTEVHKRIQASIERELRKIQGRAGLPTPPKEAKSRASTTRMEDRRRRLNIMLKQSVDQQGEKSDDSATGTSYSDQRSENDDYCPCESCIKNKMTSRPPLPAEVLNIAPVSMDFDLKRILVMKNNDPGKTQDINRTFHSGNDTETNEAEALVEKVIAQALTEVEGDEKHHDTEDDLAVAADVKEANDVGHHPGEEEGSNNSEAGEEDTITELTERTVEEAVEAGMVDDEEEIPATGASDSAADDLANGSTTKDEIAFMSEDELDEVTAETTTAEDENAAETTMAADEAVEEAAGDDEEEILAAKAHESADENYDKADESSSEPAEEATAEDELAEEREIAVTGEDEVNAETVEDKITVEAAVEAISEHASDKDEAMEEGTVHEEEDTAATSEDELNEDSAEATTAEGENTAVEEGLSDDKEDLASTSGDDLTDENNDTVTADESSKETDEKAETEDVTAEEQEVTVTSEGESEDEPAENEADTNEHDFDKDEVVVEEVVEDMAEYAVSSDHDESAENLDDVTNEDETGEKKETTNDELPKEITIEATTEDELVVEKEIAEDDLEGEAEEDKDAEEITTPVTSEHESDKDEDVAEEAGSDEEKLASTSADESADDTATASGLSEGPTEDENPAEESYVAATAENESDEEEAVDTGTVDNEEEAAATSEDDCAEDATTNDDETADENDAAGDEMSNDADEAATTEDETATEKEPEVMSEDESKEVEDENPAKESDVAATSEDESEKDEATDAEMVDDGKETAGTNDEDETTDNDDTTAAEDEDESAESARDTAAMSEDEADDKSAEEEADVAATTEHDSDNDAAVEEEIPETSEEESDTAEREEHDNAEAVPESTREESSKAETENESEEENESATDDKESVNNATTDANDSEGEEKDGVNEEAAETTSAEEEDAADVADTIEQESDKQEAGTTKDVEETAATSEEDSADGTNTPTNDEETSQEIDDTVEAGHLSEPSKQETTEDGEELVEEDDNAEAVPESTREESSKAETENESEEENESATDDKESVNEATTDANDSEGEEKDVVNEEAAETTSAEEEDAADVADTTEQVSEKLKTTEDAEETAASSEEDSADNRAEASKDGEELAEEHDNEEADPDPTREDSSKNESEEENESATDDNESVNDATTDANGTEGEEDTSNVQSDNEASDETTQEDETAEEDKVATDENKILSDAEHVEVASDEEATDEDCTEAATTADETEERETAEESGETEVAGNETTEDDRGEGASAGEEINEAETGREDPTDNNEDESAQDDRQQLGGEDEEGIENADSESEENPDKDEQTCGLSDITEEHQDDAVAETNSETEGADDEVEQTPDEDVKEISQHNNDESKPVEDNDGQTETNVTQCECINMSNGNDEDNVEAFEEEDEETEIPAEDWNGNQGDSADGEDEAEEDSEEETDGEQDFAPSKADNKEAASGAAEKTTTLTPLDTLGKVKAESEDGAYADVEDSETEINNEEEVTIPESKS